The genome window ATTCTCGCGCCCGGTCAGTTTCCAGTAGATACTGCGCTCGCCCGCCAGAACGATGCCCAGACTCTGGCGCACGCGGTTGGCATCCCGCACCACGTCGTAGCCGTTGATGCGGGCTGTTCCGCTGGTTGGCTCCAGCAGGGTACACAGCATGCGGATGGTGGTGGACTTGCCCGCGCCGTTGGGTCCCAGCAAGCCGAAAATTTCGCCGCGGTGAATTTGAAAACTGACATGATCCACGGCGGTAAACTCGCTTTTGGGCGGGCGCTGAAACAGGCGGGCGAGGGGATTTTTCGGCGCGGCAGAGGACTCTGCAGGCGCCCGCCTGGGGAATTTTTTGACCAGATCCAGGGCTTCGATGGCGTAATCAGACATGGAACACACTCCCTTTAATAATCATAAAAACGCTTTTGAATTACAAAACTCATTATAAGGATTATTGAAAAATTGTCAAGGATTATTTAAATTTATTGAATTATCTGGTTGAATATTTTGATTTTTTCTTGACGTACGCTTTTAAAAAAAGAAGCCCGCGGTTTCCCCTGTTGGAGCGCGCGGGTCTCTTTCTGAAAGAAGACTGCGGGGTGAGGATTACCCTGCCAGGAGCGATTTCATCTGCTGGTAAATCAGTTTGGCGGCGCGCTCCGGGCTGAGGCGCGAGAGGCGGTCCATAAAGGTGGAATCTGAACCCACCAGAATGCGGGCGCGGTCCTGCTCAATGCCGTCAAGGATAATGCGCGCGGCTTCTTCCGGCTGAAGCACCTTCATGGCGCGCGAACTCTGCCCGCCGTGGCTCTGAATGTTCACCCCCGAGTTGGCGGCGATGTTCGTGCCGACCGCGCCAGGGAAAATTACGCTGACCTTGACGGGCGTGTCCATCAGTTCGGAGCGCAGTCCCTCGGTGAGCAGTTTGACCGCCGCCTTGCTGGCGCCGTAGAGGGTCTGCCCCGGCACGGGGACAAACCCCCCCATGCTGGAGACGTTGGCGATGTGTGCCTCGGGTCGCTGGAGCAGGTAGGACAAAAATGTCTTAATCATGTAGAGCGTGCCGTAAAAATTGACGTTCATCACCCGCTCGATGACGTCGTAGGTCAAATCGTTGACCTTGACAAATGGGTGGATGATGCCGGCGTTGTTAATCAGCCCGTCCACCGCGCCGTGGCGTTCGATCACCTGGGCGGGCAGGGCTTCGACGGCCTCGCGCTGGGCGATGTTGGCAACGTGGGTGGAGAGATTGGCTTGCTTCTCCCCCGCCAGGTTGGCGGTTTCCTGCAGGGTGGCGGGGTTGAGATCTACGGCGGCAACGCGCGCGCCGCGGGCGAGCAAGCCCAGCACCAGCGCCCGCCCAATGCCGCTCCCCCCGCCGGTGACGACAAAGACCTTATTCTGTACTTTCATGGTATCCCCATTCCTTCCTTATAACATAAACTTTATTTTATTATATAAGAGTTAAAAATACCTGAATTATCGGAATGCCATGATGCAGAAGGTTTATCCTCCCATCCCCCAGCGTAGAACCCGGAACCCCACCATACCCGCCAGAATGGTGAGCAGGATGCCAGGGGGGATACCCATTTTTCCGCGGGATGAAACGGTTCTCCCGCAGGAAATTTGCCTGCGGGAGAGTCTCAGACTGTCTGTTCAGTTTTTCTGCTTGAAGGGGTTATCCGCCTCCTTCTCCCTCGCCGCCGGGGCAACAGCGGTATTCCTGGGATTTTTCCAGCAGTTCAATGCGCTTTGCCAGCAGTTTGTTTTCCAGTTCCAGGCGCTCCAGTTCCAGTTTCTCGCGCAGGGCTACCTCGGGTTCGCAGATGCCGCAGTCATCCATGCAGGATTTGACAATCACGCCTGCGGTGGGGATGGAAGTTTCGCGCTCGTAGTCAATCTCGGCTTTGATGCGTTTGGACACCTGCCCGCCAACGCGCTCAATCAACCCCTGCTTGACCAGTTGGGCATCCACTTCTGCCAGGGCTTTGGCACGCACCTCGTCGGAGAGAGGCTGTTGGAAGCCCAGCGCCGCCGCCGGGATGGCGGATACCGCCGCCGTTGCCACACCTGCCGCAAAGCGCGTGCTGAGCAGTTGCGGATTGGCAAGCCCTACCTGCGAGGAACGCGCCCGCGCTTCGCTGGCGAGGGCGATTTCCTGAATCTCCAGCCGTTTGGTGCTGGTGGCGGGTACTTCCTGAGGGACGGTTGCCACTGCACCGGTAGGCTTGTAGGGCGCCGCGGGTACGGGCATCAGCGCCACCGGGTCGAGCACCCGCCGTTCGATGCTCACCAGTTCAAAGCGAATCTTCTCGGTCTTGTTGATGCGGTAGAACAGGAAAGTCACGGCGTGGCACTTGTTGGGGTTGCTGAACTCGCGGGATGCCGACTCGAAGTGGTCTTCCGACTCGCCCTGCACATGGGTGCGGCTGGAGACCTCGCCGATGGAGAGGGAGTGCGCCCGGCGGGTGGCTTCCACCGAGAGGTTATCGGACATCTCGGCGTGAGCGCGAAATTCGCGCAGGTAATCGCGCGAGGATGAGGCGCTGTGCGAGCCTTTGGCGTTGGTATCGGCATTTACCGAGAAAAAGCCCAGCGAGCCGCTGGCATCGCCGTGGAAGTCCCACTTGCCTTCTTCCTGGAAGTTCTCTCCGCCGCGGTCTTCCACATTTTGATCGGACATGAACGCCCGCAGGGAGCGCAGACGGTACTGCTCTTCGGAAATTTGCTCACTGCGGTAACTCAGTTTGCTTTCACTGTCAAAACTGAAACGGCTCCGCCGGTCAGTGGTGGCAAGGCGCACCTTCTCGCCGGGCAACAGGGTGGTGGAGTACACAATATCTCCCAGTGCCAGCGGACCGGAACAACGGGTAAAGCGCACGTGGAAGATCACCTCCACGCGCACTATTTGTCCCTGTTCGGTTCGTACACTGGTAGGAAAGACCAGATGACGGCGAAAGTCCAGCACATCGCACGTAGGCGACGTTTTGAGGTCAGGGCAGCAGGGAATCTCCGCATAGGGAGTGACGCCGGATTCTGTATGCATGAATTTTTCCTCCAATTTTTTACTAAACATATAACAGAAATCCAAATAGTATTATATACTCCCCATCCCGTCTGTCAATAAGAGATATTTCCCAGCGTTGCCGATTCTCCGGAATGAACCGCAGAAATGGCAGTATAATGACCTCAAATACACTTTCAGCCAAAAAAGAGGAACACAATATGCCCGCACAGATTCTGGATGGCGCCGCGATGGCGGAAAAAATCCGCCAGCAGATTGCACAGGAAGTTGCTCAACGCC of Anaerolinea thermophila UNI-1 contains these proteins:
- a CDS encoding SDR family NAD(P)-dependent oxidoreductase, with the protein product MKVQNKVFVVTGGGSGIGRALVLGLLARGARVAAVDLNPATLQETANLAGEKQANLSTHVANIAQREAVEALPAQVIERHGAVDGLINNAGIIHPFVKVNDLTYDVIERVMNVNFYGTLYMIKTFLSYLLQRPEAHIANVSSMGGFVPVPGQTLYGASKAAVKLLTEGLRSELMDTPVKVSVIFPGAVGTNIAANSGVNIQSHGGQSSRAMKVLQPEEAARIILDGIEQDRARILVGSDSTFMDRLSRLSPERAAKLIYQQMKSLLAG